One region of Solanum pennellii chromosome 6, SPENNV200 genomic DNA includes:
- the LOC107022213 gene encoding uncharacterized protein LOC107022213 yields the protein MIHNHRGWHEMLPYALLNYRTTVRTSIGATPYLLVYGTETVITSKVEIPSLRIIQEIELSNTEWVSKQIDQLTLIDEKRMVAICHGQLYRQRMIWDFNKRVRDRILEVGQLVLKRIFPNQDKYKGKFAPNWQGPYMVRKVLSVGALVLSEMDGTAWPKPINSDAVKRYNSGKIGKTVNWDRIVEDGLKISAWVHLQVCSDSGNSPANNQINLQASDSKKFVKPDMT from the exons ATGATTCACAATCACcgaggttggcatgagatgTTGCCATATGCTTTATTGAATTATCGGACAACTGTTAGAACATCGATTGGAGCTACTCCATACTtgctagtatatggaacagaaacggtcataacttctaAAGTAGAAATACCGTctttgagaatcatccaagaaattGAGTTAAGTAACACTGAATGGGTCAGCAAACAGATCGATCAACTAACTTTGATagatgagaagagaatggttgcaATCTGTCATGGTCAGTTGTATAGACAGAGAATGATTTGGGACTTTAACAAGAGAGTAAGAGACAGAATTCTTGAAGTTGGTCAGTTGGTTCTTAAGCGTATTTTTCCTAATCAAGACAAGTACAAAGGAAAATTTGCGCCAAATTGGCAAGGACCCTACATGGTTCGCAAGGTATTATCCGTAGGTGCTTTGGTCTtgtcggagatggatggcaccgCATGGCCGAAACCTATCAACTCAGACGCTGTCAAGAGATA TAACAGTGGAAAGATAGGAAAGACagttaactgggacagaattgtggaggatggcctcaaaatttcagcATGGGTTCATCTACAAGTCTGTAGTGACTCTGGAAACTCTCCAGCGAACAATCAGATAAACCTCCAAGCATCagactcaaagaagtttgttaagcCTGATATGACATGA